TTGGCGCGACACATCGGTGATGGAGAGCCGGTCGAGGGCTTCTCCGCTGAGAAGATCCGCCACTACTACCTGCTGAATCCGCTGGAGAAGGGTGACCGCGCCTACAAACTCCTACTCACAGATACCGACCGCGATACCCTGCTTGCATTGGTGCGTCAGAAGGCTCTTCCTGCCGAGCATTCGATCCGCATCGCTAAGAACTTTGAGTTCTTCCAAGAGCAGGTTAAAAATCTCGGTGACGATCTGAGGCCACTCTGCCACGGGCTCGCCAAGCTCGTGATCGTGGATATCGCTTTGAGCCGCGACAAGGACAACCCGCAGCTCATCTTCGAGAGTATGAACTCAACCGGGCTTGAGCTGACGCAGGCGGACCTAATCCGCAACTTCATTTTGATGGGCTTGGAGCCCGAGCACCAGGACCGCCTCTACGCCGACCACTGGCAGCCTATGGAACATGCCTTCGGCCAGGAAGCATACAGTCGCGAGTTCGATGCCTTCATGCGCCACTTTCTGACGCTCAAGACGGGCGAGATCCCGAAACTCAACGAAGTCTACGAGACATTCAAGGCGTACGCCGGTCGTCCTGAGGTGGCGGCTGCGGGGATCGATTCTGCGGGGATCGATTCCCTGGTGGCTGAAATCCACCGCTTCGCCAGCCACTACTGCGCTATGGCGCTCGGCAAGGAGCAGGACAAGGCGCTCAGCGCCGCCCTCAGCGACCTGCGTGAGCTCAAGGTCGACGTCGCCTGGCCATTCTTGCTCGAGCTGTACGACGACTACCGGCAGGGAATCCTCTCACACTCGGATTTTCTGCGGGCGGTGCGGCTGGTCGAGTCCTACGTCTTCCGGCGCGCCGTCTGCGGCATCCCCACGAACTCGCTCAACAAGACCTTTGCGACCTTCCGGCGCGCCCTCGACAAGGAGCGGTACCTCGAGAGCATCGAAGCGCACTTCCTGCTGCTCCCGTCCTATCGGCGATTCCCGCGCGACGACGAGTTCGAACGCGAACTCAAGGTCCGCGATCTCTACAACTTCCGTAGCCGTTCCTACTTGTTGCGCCGCCTTGAGAACCACGGCCGCAAGGAGCCGGTGCCGACGGAGGAATACACTGTTGAGCACATCCTGCCACAGAATGAAAATCTCTCGCAGGCATGGCGCGATGCCCTTGGCCCCGACTGGCAACGCATCCAACAGACTTGGCTCCACACCCTCGGCAATCTCACCCTGACCGGATACAACGCCGAGTACAGCGACCGGCCCTTTCCCGAGAAGCGCGACATGTCCGGCGGCTTTCGCGAAAGCCCGCTTTGGTTGAACAAGGGGCTTGCCCAGGTGGAGGTCTGGAACGCAGACGCAATACGAGCTCGTGCCGATCGGCTGGCGAAGCGTGCCCTCGAGGTCTGGCCCGCTCCCAGTCTCTCTGAGGACGTTCTCGAGCGCTACCGTCCGAAGCGTGAAGTCCAGGCGGCATACACAATCGAGGATCACCCCTACCTGGTCTCTGGCCCCATGGCCGATCTCTTCCAGGCCTTTCGCAGGGAAGTACTCGCTCTCGACCCCTGCATCACCGAGGAGTTCCTCAAGCTGTACGTCGCCTATAAGGCCGAAACAAACTTCGTGGACGTGGTGCCGCAGAAGAGCCGCCTGCGTCTTAAGCTCAACATGAAGTTCCATGAGGTGCACGACCCGCGCGGTATATGTCGAGACGTCAGCAACCTTGGCCGCTGGGGCAATGGCGACGTCGAAGTTATGCTCAGTCGCGCCGAGGATCTGCCCTATGTCATGGGACTCGTGCGCCAAGCCTTCGAGAAGCAGATGGGCGATGGGGAGGACGAATTATGATCGACGCGCTGACACCCTACCCCGCCTACAAAGACTCCGGGGTGCCGTGGCTCGGCCAAGTGCCGGAGCATTGGGAGGTGTTGCCGGGACGCGCGGTATTTCGTGAAATCAATGACCGTGGTCACCCTGACGAACAGATGCTGTCGGTAACCATCAAACGCGGCGTAGTCCGTCAGCAGCACTTGCTCGCGACCAGCTCCAAGAAAGACTCCTCGAACGAGGACAAGTCCACCTACAAACTCGTTCAACCGGATGACCTGGTGTACAACAAGATGCGAGCCTGGCAGGGGGCGGTTGGTGTCTCGGCTTACCGTGGAATCGTGAGCCCGGCTTACATCGTCCAGCGGCTAAGAAGCGCCGAGAACTTGCCTCGCTACATGCACTTTCTCCTTCGTACACCCCTATTCGCTGCGGAGGCGGAGCGATGGTCGTATGGCATTACTTCGGATCAGTGGAGTCTGCGGGCAGAGGAATTCAAGTGTGTCTACTTCTCACTTCCCCCCCTCCCCGAACAAACCGCCATCGTCCGTTTCCTCGACTACATGGACCGGCGGGTTTGGCGCGTCGTCCACGCCCGGCAGCGGCACATCACACTGCTCGACGAGTACCGGCAGGCCCTCATCCACCAGGCCGTTACCGGCCAAATCGACGTCCGCACGGGCAAACCCTACCCCGCCTACAAAGACTCCGGCGTCGAGTGGCTCGGCCAAGTGCCGGAGCATTGGGAGGTGCGACGGCTTAAGACAGCAGTCGATCACATAAACGAACAGACGAGTTTCAAGACCGATGAGGATCTCTACATAGCATTAGAGCACGTTGAGAGTTGGACAGGTCGCCTTCTGTTGCCAACCGGAGAAGCGCAGTTTGACAGTCAAGTGAAGCGCTTCCGAGCTGGAGATGTTCTTTTCGGAAAGCTTAGGCCATATCTTGCTAAGGTTGTTCGTCCCAAACAGAGTGGCGTCTGCGTTGGTGAGTTTTTTGTCTTGCGCGCAAGGCCCGTTCTTGCACCTCAGTATTTGGAGGTGGCTCTGCGATCGGCACCGGCTATTGATTTCATAAACAGCTCAACTTACGGTGCCAAGATGCCCCGAGCCGATTGGACGTTCGTTGGGGCAATGCTATTTCCCCTTCCTCCCCTCGCTGAACAAACCGCCATCGTGGAATACCTCGACGCGCAAACGGCCAAAATCGACGCCGCCATTGCCGCCCTCCGCCGCGAAATCGAACTCCTGCGCGAATATCGCGAGCGGCTGATTGCCGATGTGGTCACCGGCAAGGTGGACGTTCGCGAGGTGGCAGCGCGGTTGCCTGAGGAGCCGCAGCTTGAATCAGAACTTACAGAAATAGAGGTACCTGAGGGCAACGACGATGACACAATTGCATCTTCAGACGTATCTTGGGAGACGTAGAATGATACATTCGTCCGTATCCAAAAGCATCCGTGGAAAAGGTGAACGAGAACGACCATGCTAGAACGAATCGTCCTTCAAGGCTATAAATCAATCGAGAATGCGGATGTTTCACTCCGTCGGATAAATGTGCTAATCGGCGCAAACGGGGCTGGCAAATCGAACTTCGTGAGCCTGTTTCGGTTCATGAACCGCCTCGTGAGCCGGGAACTGCAGACCTACGTAGCGCAGGCTGGTGGGGCCGACCAGCTTCTGCACTACGGCCGTAAGACCACCGAGAGGCTGCACATCGAACTCTGGTTTCGTCAGGATGAGGACTTGGCCAACAGATATGAATGTACTCTGCTTCCCACCGCCGATGATTTTCTGGTTTTTCAAGAGGAGGGGGTTTATTTTCATAGCCGCCAGCGATATGAGCGACCCTACCTCAGCATTCACTCTGACCAGGCCCACAAGGAAACGCTCCTCATGGATTGGAGGCAAAGCGGCGACCGTGTGGCTTATTACGTCTTGAGCGCTCTGAATTCCTGGCAAGTGTATCACTTCCACGACACAAGTGCCTCAGCCAAAGTCAAGCAAACCGGAGACTTGCACGATAATCTCTTCCTGCGCCCTAATGCGTCTAACCTGGCCGCCTACCTGTATTTGCTGCGGGAAACCCAACAAGCCTACTACCGCAACATTGTGGAAACGGTCCGCTTGGCGGCGCCGTTTTTTGGTGATTTCGTGTTGCGTCCATCGCCGTTCAACCCGGAAAAAATCCGACTGGAATGGCAGGAGCGTGGTTCGGACCTCCTCTTTGGCCCCCATGCGCTTTCTGATGGCACGCTCCGGCTCATCTGCCTGGCTACGCTCTTTTTGCAGCCGCCAGACCGTCTCCCCACTACCATTGTCTTGGACGAACCCGAGCTCGGCCTGCATCCCTACGCGATTGCTCTGCTTGCGGACATGGTGCACAGTGCTTCGCAGCACACACAGGTCATCCTGGCAACTCAATCTGTCACGCTCGTCAACCAGTTCCAGCCCGAAGACATTCTGGTCGTTGACCGGGACCAAGGGAAAACGGTGTTTCGCCGTCTCGCCAAAGATGAAATGACCGCCTGGCTGGAAGATTATGGTCTGGGCGATCTGTGGGAGAAAAACCTGCTGGGAGGGCGGCCATCACAATGAAAAGGGTACTTATTTATGTTGAAGGGCAGACCGAAGAGACTTTCGTGCGAGATGTGCTGGCGCCCCACTTGATGAAGACGTGCCAGATCGAGCTGAAGCCAACGTTGGCTCGCACCAAGCACACAAAATCTGGCCAAACGTTCAAGGGCGGCAT
This genomic window from Limisphaera ngatamarikiensis contains:
- a CDS encoding restriction endonuclease subunit S, which translates into the protein MIDALTPYPAYKDSGVPWLGQVPEHWEVLPGRAVFREINDRGHPDEQMLSVTIKRGVVRQQHLLATSSKKDSSNEDKSTYKLVQPDDLVYNKMRAWQGAVGVSAYRGIVSPAYIVQRLRSAENLPRYMHFLLRTPLFAAEAERWSYGITSDQWSLRAEEFKCVYFSLPPLPEQTAIVRFLDYMDRRVWRVVHARQRHITLLDEYRQALIHQAVTGQIDVRTGKPYPAYKDSGVEWLGQVPEHWEVRRLKTAVDHINEQTSFKTDEDLYIALEHVESWTGRLLLPTGEAQFDSQVKRFRAGDVLFGKLRPYLAKVVRPKQSGVCVGEFFVLRARPVLAPQYLEVALRSAPAIDFINSSTYGAKMPRADWTFVGAMLFPLPPLAEQTAIVEYLDAQTAKIDAAIAALRREIELLREYRERLIADVVTGKVDVREVAARLPEEPQLESELTEIEVPEGNDDDTIASSDVSWET
- a CDS encoding GmrSD restriction endonuclease domain-containing protein, with amino-acid sequence MKATEAKLLDFLRKSPQFIVPIFQRTYSWGERQCRRLWDDILRTGASEQVAAHFLGSIVYIEKGLYQVTSQAPLLVIDGQQRLTTISLLLEALARHIGDGEPVEGFSAEKIRHYYLLNPLEKGDRAYKLLLTDTDRDTLLALVRQKALPAEHSIRIAKNFEFFQEQVKNLGDDLRPLCHGLAKLVIVDIALSRDKDNPQLIFESMNSTGLELTQADLIRNFILMGLEPEHQDRLYADHWQPMEHAFGQEAYSREFDAFMRHFLTLKTGEIPKLNEVYETFKAYAGRPEVAAAGIDSAGIDSLVAEIHRFASHYCAMALGKEQDKALSAALSDLRELKVDVAWPFLLELYDDYRQGILSHSDFLRAVRLVESYVFRRAVCGIPTNSLNKTFATFRRALDKERYLESIEAHFLLLPSYRRFPRDDEFERELKVRDLYNFRSRSYLLRRLENHGRKEPVPTEEYTVEHILPQNENLSQAWRDALGPDWQRIQQTWLHTLGNLTLTGYNAEYSDRPFPEKRDMSGGFRESPLWLNKGLAQVEVWNADAIRARADRLAKRALEVWPAPSLSEDVLERYRPKREVQAAYTIEDHPYLVSGPMADLFQAFRREVLALDPCITEEFLKLYVAYKAETNFVDVVPQKSRLRLKLNMKFHEVHDPRGICRDVSNLGRWGNGDVEVMLSRAEDLPYVMGLVRQAFEKQMGDGEDEL
- a CDS encoding AAA family ATPase, with the protein product MLERIVLQGYKSIENADVSLRRINVLIGANGAGKSNFVSLFRFMNRLVSRELQTYVAQAGGADQLLHYGRKTTERLHIELWFRQDEDLANRYECTLLPTADDFLVFQEEGVYFHSRQRYERPYLSIHSDQAHKETLLMDWRQSGDRVAYYVLSALNSWQVYHFHDTSASAKVKQTGDLHDNLFLRPNASNLAAYLYLLRETQQAYYRNIVETVRLAAPFFGDFVLRPSPFNPEKIRLEWQERGSDLLFGPHALSDGTLRLICLATLFLQPPDRLPTTIVLDEPELGLHPYAIALLADMVHSASQHTQVILATQSVTLVNQFQPEDILVVDRDQGKTVFRRLAKDEMTAWLEDYGLGDLWEKNLLGGRPSQ